Genomic segment of Gigantopelta aegis isolate Gae_Host chromosome 10, Gae_host_genome, whole genome shotgun sequence:
cttgggttatttctcattccatccttTGTTTTTGGACTGGTATATAAGACCGTAGtgtgtactttattcaaatattatatacaatgaaacAGACTTGTATGGTCATGTCTATTCAATTAGCTTTGTCTGATGTCTTTTCATTTTGCTTTAATCGGCTGTCCATTCAGTATTGTTGCAGCGGATCGGGTACAGACGCGAATTAATTTCACGGTCGGTTAAGTAAAAAATTTCGTCGCCGATTAAAACATAACGGGGACGTGATAGAGCCTACATACTGATGTATTACTACTAACTGCATGCATGgcgttaatttataattattcgCCGAGTGTAGAGAATATCATTTTGATACAGAGGCATACAATAAGCAGTCTAAGTTTAGTTAGCATACAAAATACGGGATCTAGCCCAGTCGGTAGAACGCTCGCCTAAGATGCTTGCAACGTGGGATCGAGTCGCCTCGATGGACACATTgtttgattggggttttttccgcaacaaccagtgcaccacgactggtatatcaaaagctgtagtatgtgttgtcctgtctgtaggaaagtgcatattaaagatccctcgttacaaatggggaaaaaatgttgcaggttatctctaagactatatgtcataattattaaatagaCATATATtcataccaattttttttttacatataattcGAATTACTAGAATGTATAaaacagtcccccccccccccacccccccaccactCCTCAGctcgaggacgaaaatgtatgttttttgttgggttttttttttttggttttttttttgctgttgttgttgttgcttttgtcCTACTGTATatcactaaatattttttttaaatatggcttcagccccacccacccctccaaaTATTGTTCATACGGGCCTGTAAAATGATTAAGAGTAGGTACTATTACGGTATTTATAGTAATTAGTGCTTCATTCAATATACTTAATTAAACAAAGATGTGCGATTTCTCCAAATTTGTGTAACTTACCCATTACTAACAGACGTGGTTTGCTTAACACCAACATTGGTCTGTGGGAGAGTCAATGGGGCCGGAACCGTGACTCTGCTGAGACTGACGGGAGAACTTTCTGAATTCTCGGTTCGAGAGCTTCTTGATCCCACAACTTTCAGCTTGTCTCTGTAAGAATCCAGCTCGGTGCCCGTATTGCCATCAGTGGTGTTGCTGTCAGACGGACTGGAATCATCTCTCTTAATTTTGGTGAGTTTCTGGGATTCGCGGCGAGTGTAATGAAAATTGTGCTGTGTTCGTTGATTTGGTGACGGGTTGTCATtttgtagtagttgttgttgttgtgggggtaTATAATTATTCCCATGTAAACGTTTTTTAGCGGCCGCGCTCAGAGGGTCGAAGAATGAATGCTGTTCCCTGTactgtaaaatgtatttcttaggATCTCTGTAGTGACTAAAAACAAAGTTATCGTATCTATCACCGTGATTTGCTTTTGATCTCGAATCCTTGTCCTTCGATCCTTCCTTCCCTTTTTCTCCTTCTTTGCCAGTCTTGCGAAAATTTATGTTTTTGGGTATCCATCCCGTAATTTCGTAGCACAAGGGATCCCTTCCATTTTTAGCCGAGGTAACCCTCGAGTTGTTTCGATATACGCTCTTCCACGACTCGATTGCCGATTTGTCGTCTGCttcaagaagtttgttttgtagcAGACGAACCTTTGAAAGGTTGTGGTGACCGTCAGGAGTTCCTTGTGTCATCTCTCC
This window contains:
- the LOC121384166 gene encoding uncharacterized protein LOC121384166; this encodes MILLLGDGEMTQGTPDGHHNLSKVRLLQNKLLEADDKSAIESWKSVYRNNSRVTSAKNGRDPLCYEITGWIPKNINFRKTGKEGEKGKEGSKDKDSRSKANHGDRYDNFVFSHYRDPKKYILQYREQHSFFDPLSAAAKKRLHGNNYIPPQQQQLLQNDNPSPNQRTQHNFHYTRRESQKLTKIKRDDSSPSDSNTTDGNTGTELDSYRDKLKVVGSRSSRTENSESSPVSLSRVTVPAPLTLPQTNVGVKQTTSVSNGTQTPNIKPECQQIGPRTLDTLTCIADDKQCLLTPRSIDSLTWREQLDALRQIRPRMKSKKRSARLFFFKEDGAFHVQGSNDCFSIEKCPEDFDPMNKEQVSQQRRIRHLVEQSKLKCAANFVDASSSSDAAKGKSGNVSAGQIESVKTHSTSDKNSGSSANTSSAPDVKADGGSSEGGVSEDSGAQVTKYCPSLIWRLPKYQFSYTTISHLQRSHTCVPSDRRF